CGTCGCGGCCGCGGGCGGCAGCATTAACGTCGACGATGAAACCGCCAGCCTGCTGAACTACGCCGACACCTGCCACCGCGAGAGCGACGGCCTGTTCGACATCACCTCCGGCCTGCTGCGCCAGGCCTGGAACTTCAAGTCCGGCACCCTGCCCGAGGACAGGCAGATCCGGCAACTGCTCGACCGGATCGGCTGGCACAAGGTGCGCTGGTCGCCGCCGACGATCGGGTTCGAACCCGGCATGGAGCTCGACCTCGGCGGCATCGTCAAGGAATACGCGGCCGATCACCTCGCGACGCTGTGCCGGAACGCGGGCGCGCGCCACGGCCTGGTGAATCTCGGCGGCGACATCCGCGTCATCGGTCCGCACCCGGACGGGAGTCCCTGGCGCATCGGCATACAACACCCGCGCAAGCCGGGCATCGAACCGATCGAGACCATCGCCCTGCACCAGGGCGGCGTCGCGAGCAGCGGCGATTACGAGCGCTGCATCATCGTCGACGGCATCCGCTATGGCCATATCCTGAATCCGAAAACCGGCTGGCCCGTGCGGCACATGGCCGCCGT
Above is a genomic segment from Gammaproteobacteria bacterium containing:
- a CDS encoding FAD:protein FMN transferase, whose amino-acid sequence is MGSPCEIQLYARDDSAARRIANLAIADAERLEARYSRYRDDSLLSAINRVAAAGGSINVDDETASLLNYADTCHRESDGLFDITSGLLRQAWNFKSGTLPEDRQIRQLLDRIGWHKVRWSPPTIGFEPGMELDLGGIVKEYAADHLATLCRNAGARHGLVNLGGDIRVIGPHPDGSPWRIGIQHPRKPGIEPIETIALHQGGVASSGDYERCIIVDGIRYGHILNPKTGWPVRHMAAVTVVGDFCVVAGSASTIAMLKQQDGPAWLESLGLRHLWVDVEGNVGGSLSRPVVRP